The following coding sequences are from one Epinephelus fuscoguttatus linkage group LG5, E.fuscoguttatus.final_Chr_v1 window:
- the urb1 gene encoding nucleolar pre-ribosomal-associated protein 1 isoform X2, giving the protein MGKKRQNQDSAESDSPVKKEVPEFNGTVFKAMLKEPNTTMKGLETFISTAKKLPCSDLYDVVEGYIKISMECAEIFKLLDKERLMESEMMLIFESLEMILLRTASDLSHFNMVGNAIVKKTVSSYLKLLQGSFHSENHRFVRQCLSLLSAMVSQGPEAAREILSQIHVNKALSALAKRKDKRGRPDVRMAFIQFVLSFLVSGDNATVGQILEIKELLPEILSTGLKEERMSIVNLILSTLKTRVVLNKAISKTQKVRFFTPAVLANIASLYKWNGIVDATTDDDRMLDDSEHAGISVIRELVHSFLLDLCCSRKHGISFHDASFGTAGRAGNIVLLQFLVGQKQATEDELVMELVVNVLKACPDMLSRYFQETQYSYTPRLKSAWQDNVKLLKKIYEAQPEISTVFQTHEVIPLPRLLSMIMVISLPPVCNKAFFTQGLGLANTAVQLTTLSMMNFILKRANKNIEYLLDKSECHSSDVYTCDMMEDLVQQYRETLSKILPDMTSIVAKWQSLSKKEKTDGEEKPIKTEGSVEQTDNKNEVPVAETAEVILLKTLILQVICLYQKVVPHLVGQCKFDFSKLLKGIVSEKGVREEVPPVLQYQILQLALDLPASKFSWFRIQDVADTESSSGEKSVLYLLLKMFVSSSSSSSSSHLKTSTRMLVLKVLKDSGVFEYTWTELELWVDQLARVETNQQETVIQFLERVLVKLVCNSHTYTDKVASLVQEAAYLQANLSSQEGDAASIPVSHIDDVLDMLDVIMEGNEGEMEEFGPSLSEDLIIQTFPFSVVVPAALEARNKLPADKGVVYEYLSAVLSDVLHCQREPLPLCLALLQYDKELLSAELSASPHPSIIHLHQYYSKWLPQQCQEQLFKSSECHSKGLSTPISFTALMKSAYSQGPSALLEDTFRKNLEGTLASMSMADFPVAIKQILLYIKSTVENVGTFSKDIGTAPLRTLMGILLDLVTKLQGFHETTNSEPTATENSKEGSDLFLEINESSPVEANKEQILVSALGSILKHPCLEQWFLALELAALPPHTLNPVRLKHLCAQLNDDILALLKTSAPTLCDLGHLELICSYMGAIEKAVLKELVEKGSQPAKKQSRPFQALLSLHSYMDSCNLREVVSKLLLLPQESLIFPSSEGTQAELSAYGHAALQILTESKANSSHDHANFLSQAHLHGLSTLLLSCSSPALEAFLLQTLSSEPGSAKLIHTDVLLHCLQWPHPDTQAISCLLLQNCSTHRLCFEMWCLEPADMEKLSDQTDRFLPLIRAYLQMANREDPARPKDVQKEVLKALKQALLARLSQCVLGNLTEDSGAQLAETLASLIKLSANIKDIRDLINNLPNALQKVDSFERWQLVDVITEKLADCPEEQETWRKSVTTAALKCLITAYTHSKDEAFSRSEQEQSILERLQGLLTSAEDITATEWNSFVKNGLKYRYRNHHFLNTLSKLLEVMYGGSEVQKDLIPLSTIHMMTSSHSLFLPTMLGSDEDPSRCQAKEALVSLLLCLVKKCSTVCNINHFVVLLGAYGVTLSTSDQKLLLLLQEYERNNVSLLKFQSFLWGRAAVEHHKTRKSLGASLWKQTSSDDLLALLKTDRMLYTIAHFPQQHRIILQDDKEPLYNSNAVKDLGDLYDPRFLLPLFSTILQPECVIDCLKFVSSHALGLTVMALSSYDPNVRAAGYHVLSCFYQHLEGARFREKRQLLYLMDTVKNGIRQQNQRLPFVLTTYIAKVAQQMLKPEDHMYVVLNRFLLSHQSLDFRRVPEFFKLFYGFDLEHKMEREWILSVLEEGISDGHCYELCEQQGIFQTLLGFSSSPLCDEHSQAQIIRVLCQAARVNRAAYNLTKSCGLLTWMIQVAEKRSVDQQLLSAIIDLLHVLWFTNLGQKEKQVDGAKNSSSTEKSQSSVKCLPLPLISEFLCVALTISRRLRLRVKAAQLSLFVQTLCSILKHRGTALSVNKQADRLTFHPQPLSCTEALALLLCWASLSHNTALLTQIQALSEKHKVKELLGIGKDKARGKGSFSQACMQKENLAEDAEAEKQEESLLTECKFFLSSIFVHWEPVFPLSEPQLAQPRVKLDPSWLATDTAHLLTKWSLRCLVEDSCDENRTKEFLHWVQKAVLKHREIMNVVFLDPVMKADILQLYHQAFEAQCHSSVSERVQVLQLFTEIMIRLLETQGHLPELHHTVISACLPEATHDQSRREAGLFLLSSYIHELWSGASSAELFLSHVSLVNRAKCKRQRASKSSLTQTAIRSICNDIITMKS; this is encoded by the exons ATGGGTAAAAAGCGCCAAAACCAAGACTCGGCGGAGTCTGACTCTCCGGTGAAAAAAGAAGTTCCGGAGTTCAATGGGACTGTATTCAAAGCTATGCTGAAAGAACCAAACACAACTATGAAAG GACTGGAGACATTCATATCAACCGCCAAGAAGCTGCCATGCTCTGACCTGTATGATGTGGTTGAAGGTTACATTAAAATCTCCATGGagtgtgcagaaatattcaaattgcTGGATAAAGAAAGGCTTATGGAGAGTGAG ATGATGCTGATTTTTGAGAGCTTGGAGATGATCCTTCTCAGGACAGCCAGTGACCTGTCCCACTTCAACATGGTTGGCAATGCTATTGTGAAAAAGACTGTTTCTAGCTACTTGAAACTTCTGCAGGGATCTTTCCATTCAGAGAATCACAG GTTTGTCCGTCAGTGCCTCAGTCTTCTGTCTGCCATGGTGTCTCAGGGTCCAGAAGCTGCCAGAGAGATTCTTAGTCAGATCCATGTCAATAAAGCTCTTTCTGCACTGGCAAAGAGAAAGGATAAGAGG GGAAGACCTGATGTCCGCATGGCTTTTATCCAGTTTGTGCTGTCCTTTTTGGTGTCTGGAGATAATGCCACAGTTGGGCAGATATTAGAAATCAAAG AACTTCTGCCAGAGATCCTGAGTACAGGTctgaaggaggagaggatgtCCATTGTCAATCTGATTTTGTCCACACTGAAGACAAGG GTTGTGCTAAACAAGGCCATAAGTAAAACGCAGAAAGTGCGTTTTTTCACACCTGCTGTATTAGCCAACATAGCATCTCTGTATAAATGGAATGGGATTGTGGATGCAACCACTGATGACGACAGG aTGCTGGATGACTCAGAGCATGCTGGGATATCTGTCATTCGGGAGCTTGTTCACAGTTTCCTTCTTGACCTGTGTTGCTCTCGTAAGCATGGCATCAGCTTTCATGATGCCAGCTTTGGCACAGCTGGCAG gGCCGGCAACATTGTCTTGCTTCAGTTTTTAGTGGGGCAGAAGCAGGCCACAGAGGATGAATTGGTGATGGAGCTGGTGGTGAATGTGCTGAAAGCTTGTCCTGACATGCTGTCTAGATACTTCCAGGAAACTCAGTATTCGTACACCCCCCGCCTCAAAAGTGCTTGGCAGGACAATGTCAAGTTACTTAAAAAG ATCTACGAGGCCCAGCCAGAGATTTCCACAGTCTTCCAAACTCATGAGGTCATTCCTCTCCCCCGTCTGCTGTCCATGATCATGGTGATATCTCTTCCTCCGGTCTGTAACAAGGCCTTCTTCACACAGGGCCTTGGT CTTGCCAACACAGCAGTGCAGCTCACAACTCTGTCCATGatgaatttcattttaaaaagagcCAATAAGAATATAGAGTACCTCTTGGATAAGTCTGAGTGTCACAGCTCAGATGTATACACTTGTGACATGATGGAGGATTTGGTGCAGCAGTACAGGGAGACACTGAGCAAG ATTTTGCCCGATATGACGAGTATTGTTGCAAAGTGGCAGTCACTTAGCAAGAAGGAAAAGACGGACGGTGAAGAAAAGCCGATCAAAACTGAAGGCAGTGTTGAACAGACAGATAATAAAAACGAAGTGCCTG TTGCTGAGACAGCTGAAGTGATCCTACTGAAGACTCTGATTCTTCAGGTCATATGTCTTTACCAGAAAGTTGTACCACATCTGGTTGGCCAGTGTAAATTTGACTTCAGCAAGCTCTTAAAAG GGATTGTATCAGAGAAAGGAGTGAGGGAAGAAGTTCCCCCAGTTTTGCAGTATCAGATACTGCAGTTGGCCTTAGACCTCCCTGCAAGCAAGTTCTCCTGGTTCCGCATACAG GATGTTGCAGATACAGAATCATCTTCTGGAGAGAAGTCAGTACTGTACCTCCTTCTCAAGATgtttgtcagcagcagcagcagcagcagcagcagccatctGAAAACCTCCACGCGGATGCTGGTTCTAAAA GTGCTAAAAGACAGTGGGGTATTTGAGTACACCTGGACTGAGCTTGAGCTCTGGGTCGACCAGCTAGCAAGAGTAGAGACAAACCAACAGGAGACTGTCATTCAGTTCTTGGAGAGA GTGCTGGTGAAACTTGTGTGCAattctcacacatacacagataagGTTGCCAGCCTGGTCCAGGAGGCAGCTTATCTGCAGGCTAATCTGAGTAGCCAAGAGGGTGACGCTGCTAGTATCCCAGTCTCACACATAGATG ATGTCTTAGACATGCTGGATGTCATTATGGAGGGTAATGAAGGTGAAATGGAGGAGTTCGGCCCATCTCTGAGTGAAGACCTCATTATCCAGACCTTCCCCTTCAGTGTGGTGGTACCTGCTGCTCTGGAGGCCCGAAACAAACTGCCAGCAGACAAGG GGGTGGTCTATGAGTACTTGTCTGCGGTGCTGTCAGATGTGCTGCACTGTCAGAGAGAGCCACTCCCCCTCTGTCTGGCTCTGCTGCAGTATGATAAAGAGCTTTTATCTGCAGAACTCTCTGCTTCTCCTCATCCCTCCATCATACACCTTCATCAGTATTACTCCAAGTGGCTACCACAGCAGTGCCAGGAGCAACTG TTCAAGTCCTCTGAATGCCATTCAAAGGGATTGTCAACCCCCATTTCATTCACTGCACTGATGAAATCTGCGTATAGCCAAGGACCAAGCGCTTTACTAGAGGACACCTTCAGGAAGAATTTAGAAGGAACTCTAGCTTCCATGTCCATGGCTGATTTTCCAGTAGCAATCAAGCAGATCTTACTCTACATAAAATCCACAGTGGAAAACGTTGGCACG TTCTCCAAAGACATAGGAACTGCTCCCTTGAGGACCTTAATGGGAATACTCCTGGATTTGGTGACCAAGCTACAAGGCTTTCATGAGACTACAAACTCTGAGCCAACAGCAACAGAGAACTCCAAAGAAGGATCAGACCTCTTCCTGGAAATAAACGAGTCATCCCCAGTAGAAGCCAATAAAGAGCAG ATCCTTGTTTCTGCCCTTGGCTCCATACTCAAGCATCCATGTTTGGAGCAGTGGTTTCTGGCTCTGGAGCTGGCtgctttgcctcctcacactcTGAACCCTGTCAGGCTAAAGCATCTGTGTGCTCAGCTGAATGATGACATTCTGGCCTTGCTAAAGACCAGTGCCCCCACTCTCTGTGATCTTGGTCACCTGGAGCTTATCTGTAGCTACATGGGGGCAATAGAAAAAGCTGTGCTCAAGGAACTGGTGGAGAAGGGGTCCCAGCCTGCAAAAAAGCAGTCCAGACCTTTCCAGGCCCTCTTGTCTCTGCACAGCTACATGGATTCCTGCAATCTGAGAGAAGTGGTTTCGAAGTTGCTACTTCTCCCCCAGGAGAGCCTAATCTTTCCCAGCAGTGAGGGCACACAAGCTGAGCTTAGTGCCTATGGTCATGCAGCACTGCAGATCCTCACAGAGTCTAAAGCTAACTCTTCCCATGACCACGCTAACTTTCTATCTCAGGCACACCTCCATGGCCTGAGCACTCTGCTGCTGTCCTGTTCCAGCCCTGCGCTGGAGGCCTTCCTGCTGCAGACTCTGTCGAGTGAGCCAGGCAGTGCTAAACTCATCCACACAGATGTGCTGCTGCACTGTCTCCAGTGGCCTCACCCAGACACTCAAGCCATCAGCTGTCTACTGCTGCAGAACTGCTCCACACACCGCCTCTGCTTTGAGATGTGGTGCCTAGAGCCAGCAGACATGGAGAAGCTCTCAGACCAGACAGACAGATTCCTTCCACTAATCAGAGCATACCTACAGATGGCAAATAGAGAAGACCCTGCCAGGCCAAAAGATG TGCAGAAAGAGGTTTTAAAGGCCTTGAAGCAAGCACTGCTCGCCAGATTGTCCCAGTGTGTTCTGGGAAACCTGACAGAAGACTCAGGAGCCCAGCTTGCTGAAACACTAGCCAGTCTGATCAAGCTCTCTGCAAACATCAAGGACATCAGGGACTTGATCAACAATCTGCCCAATGCTCTTCAAAAAGTGGACAGTTTTGAAAG ATGGCAACTAGTTGATGTTATTACTGAGAAACTGGCTGATTGTCCAGAAGAACAAGAAACCTGGAGGAAGTCTGTCACCACCGCTGCCCTCAAGTGCCTCATCACTGCTTACACTCATTCTAAAGATGAGGCCTTTTCCCGGTCAGAGCAAGAGCAGAGCATCCTGGAAAGACTGCAAGGACTCCTA ACATCAGCTGAAGACATCACTGCAACTGAATGGAACAGTTTTGTCAAGAATGGACTGAA ATATCGCTACAGAAATCACCACTTTCTGAACACACTGAGCAAACTGTTGGAAGTGATGTATGGTGGCAGTGAAGTCCAGAAGGATCTGATTCCTTTATCCACCATTCACATGATGACCAGCAGCCATTCTCTGTTCCTGCCCACCATGTTGGGCTCGGATGAAGACCCTAGTAGGTGTCAAGCTAAAG AAGCACTAGTGTCCCTACTTCTCTGTTTAGTGAAGAAATGCTCAACAGTTTGTAACATCAATCACTTTGTTGTACTTTTGGGAGCATATGGAGTAACACTGAGTACTTCAG ATCAAAAGCTGTTACTGCTTCTACAAGAATATGAAAGAAACAATGTCAGTCTGCTGAAATTCCA ATCCTTCTTGTGGGGCCGTGCAGCTGTGGAGCACCACAAGACCAGGAAAAGCCTTGGAGCTTCTCTGTGGAAGCAAACCAGCTCAGATGACTTGTTGGCCCTGCTGAAAACTGACAGGATGCTCTACACGATTGCGCACTTTCCCCAGCAACACAGAATCATCCTGCAG GATGATAAGGAGCCACTGTACAATAGCAATGCAGTTAAGGACCTTGGGGATTTGTATGATCCCCGTTTTCTTTTGCCTCTATTCAGCACCATACTGCAGCCAG agtgtgtgatTGACTGCCTCAAGTTTGTATCCAGTCATGCCCTTGGACTAACTGTAATGGCTCTAAGTAGCTACGACCCAAATGTGAGAGCGGCAGGGTACCATGTGCTGAGCTGCTTCTACCAACACCTGGAGGGTGCTCGGTTTAGAGAGAAGAGACAG CTGCTGTACTTGATGGACACAGTGAAGAATGGAATTCGACAGCAGAATCAAAGACTTCCATTTGTCCTGACCACTTACATTGCCAAAGTGGCTCAGCAGATGCTCAAACCTG AGGACCACATGTACGTGGTGTTAAACAGGTTTCTCCTGTCCCATCAGAGTTTGGATTTCAGGAGAGTCCCAGAGTTCTTCAAGCTATTCTATGGCTTTGACTTGGag CATAAAATGGAACGTGAGTGGATCTTGAGTGTGCTGGAAGAAGGGATAAGTGATGGACACTGCTATGAACTGTGTGAACAACAAGGCATCTTTCAGACCCTTCTAGGCTTCAGCAGCAGCCCCCTGTGTGATGAACATTCCCAG GCACAGATTATCAGGGTTTTGTGCCAGGCTGCCCGTGTCAACAGAGCAGCTTATAACCTCACCAAGAGCTGTGGGCTCCTAACCTGGATGATACAGGTGGCTGAAAAAAG GAgtgtagaccagcagctgctaAGTGCCATCATAGATCTGCTCCATGTGTTGTGGTTTACTAACCTTGGGCAGAAAGAGAAGCAGGTGGATGGAGCCAAGAACTCCTCATCTACAGAGAAATCTCAGAGCTCTGTGAAGTGCCTCCCACTCCCACTCATCAGCGAATTCCTGTGTGTGGCATTAACTATCAGCAGACGCCTCAG GTTACGTGTGAAGGCCGCTCAGCTCAGCCTATTTGTACAGACTCTTTGCTCTATACTGAAGCATCGTGGGACGGCACTCAGTGTAAATAAACAGGCTGACCGGCTAACATTCCACCCACAACCTCTCTCTTGTACCGAAGCCCTCGCTCTGCTTCTCTGTTGGGCCTCCCTGTCCCACAACACGGCCCTCTTAACCCAGATACAAGCTTTGTCTGAAAAGCACAAAGTGAAGGAATTGCTGG GGATTGGGAAGGATAAGGCCCGAGGTAAAGGCTCCTTTTCCCAGGCCTGCATGCAAAAAGAGAACCTGGCAGAAGATGCTGAGGCTGAGAAACAAGAAGAGAGTCTCCTCACAGAGTGTAAATTTTTCCTCAGCAGTATCTTTGTTCACTGGGAGCCTGTGTTTCCCCTCTCTGAGCCCCAGCTGGCTCAGCCAAGAGTCAAACTGGATCCCAGTTGGTTGGCCACTGATACTGCACACCTGCTCACCAAGTGGTCCCTGAGGTGCTTGGTGGAGGACTCGTGTGatgaaaacagaacaaaagagTTCTTGCACTGGGTCCAAAAGGCAGTgctaaaacacagagaaattatgaatgttgtgtttcttgATCCCGTCATGAAAGCCGACATTCTTCAACTCTACCATCAGGCCTTTGAAGCTCAGTGTCACTCCAGCGTTTCAGAAAGAGTGCAAGTCCTCCAGCTTTTTACCGAGATTATGATACGCTTACTAGAGACCCAAGGCCACCTTCCAGAGTTACATCATACAGTCATCTCTGCCTGCCTGCCAGAGGCCACACATGATCAGTCTAGACGTG AAGCAGGGCTGTTTCTGTTGTCATCATATATCCATGAGCTGTGGAGCGGAGCCTCGTCAGCAGAGCTTTTTCTGTCTCATGTCAGTTTGGTGAACAGAGCCAAGTGTAAGAGACAGAGAGCATCCAAATCATCACTGACTCAAACAGCCATCAGATCCATCTGTAATGACATCATTACCATGAAGAGTTAA